The Phaseolus vulgaris cultivar G19833 chromosome 5, P. vulgaris v2.0, whole genome shotgun sequence genomic interval TTTTAGAAAAGAAATAattgtaatcatgcataagaaatcTTAACAACTTTATTCGAATGTGCCAAAggtaaaacaatcagttgtttttctgagacaacaaaaaaaaaaagttttttcaaagcaaatcatctttcaaagtgatgggaaatgcataatgaaatacattcatacctttgcattacctcaaCATGTTTAGAAGTTCACTTGGTCTTATGAAGACAAaagcataggatgaacatatacaatTTACATTACATGGGTCATAAATTTTGACTTGTCAAGAATTTGAGTAAGGTGTATGCTCTTGAACCATACTAATAAACATCACTTTGATTAGTCTTCATCATAGCACGtgtacttgaaaggtcctgcaaaacagaatttatgcatatacaaagcaagtatagcagcAGGATAACAAGACACACAAACTAGTTTTTTGCATAAGCCATAATCATAAAGACCAGTAAAAGCAGTGTGTAAATCAATGCAAAATTAATGCTACTGAGTGTGTGCACAAAGTTATAGCAGCAGCAGATAAATAAGAATAAAGCACCATAGTTTTTCATATACAACATTAgtagaaaaaccagaaaaagtGAAGTGTTCAAGTGCTTTCATGTGTAAAGcagcaacaacataatgcatcaGTTTTAAAGTTAtctatacaaccaaatcaagcataaaaTTCTCCCCTATTTGTTCTCACAAACAGacaatgagaagggttgtacaaagcaTAAATGAGAATGATAATACAGTATTCCAACAGTACAAACAATGTTGACATttcaaaaatagaaaatgatataaagCTTTCAATGAAACAACTGgatatattcttttattattagattatgaggcacactcaatgtatatttgtccaaaagcaagatttaaaaaaaaaggtttaacCATGCATAAGCAAATTTGGCAACATTATACAGAGGTGGCAGAGGCAAAACAATCAGTTGCttcgaaaaaacaatcgattattttactgtgacaacaaagagaacatttttcataaccaaaaattacctttgaaattgatgaaaaatgaagcatgcaatttgttcatacctttgcatagagaaccccaatagattcacctaaaaagaagactttgagatgtCCATACGGTCACAAGGTACACTTACATAatttgagaaatgaaaacatacatactctctttattcttgaagtttctcttttgaCCAACCACTATGTATGTGCCAAGGATGTCTTTTGACATTTAAAGAACCCTGCTAAATGTACACATTTGAAAAATGCAGGCATAAGAACTGAATTTAAAGATTTTTCCCTTCAGACTCATTCTTTACACCTAATATAATTCTTGGTTTTCAtggatacctacaagaaaaggttaagaagcaagatttggtccccttataaatttgggtccaatgatgttagtaggaaccttagaaatcttaggaatccacttcataacacctttaggaacataaaatttcctaattttacaaaACCTAATAGAATGATCCTTTCTCATACAGTAGAAGTAAGAAACAACTaattgtttcgatttttcaatcggttgttttctgCAATGgttgaaaagggttttgaaaaGCTATTGTTTTTGCTTGTGGTTGAAAAGAGTTTGCACTCGGACGGTCAAGTCAGTCTATGGGCAATGAACACCAAAACTCACACTCTTAGATCACTGTGTGTTCTCACTCACTCTGTTTCTCTCTCGGGAATGCGTAACTTGCACTAACGAAAGTATAGAGTGTTCTCTGAAAATGTCAAAACGTACCTTGGTTATGTCTATTGTCATCCTTATATACCTTTGGTGTTCTTACCCTTCTATTCGCTGTGAATTAGACATTCTGTAGGCGCGTCTTAGCGACACTAACGCCCAGACTTAGGGCCATCTAGTGTGTAAGACTGCCTCGTTGTAGTGAAACTGACGCGGGGGTGACTGCTTggatgccaactcatgcacccaatctGTGAGCCATCCGCCCTGGGATTTCCCTGCCTtactcacgtgccatgcatgtagAACACCCTCTGGGACATGACCTTTACAGGTCGTTTCGGTCCCAGTGGTTTTCTAACGGTGGTGCGTATTGTCGCGTCCCTACACCCCATGCATGGATCTCACGTAAGCTGGGTTTGTCCCTAATGGTAACTGGGGGTGTGGCTTAGAAACCACCTTTTTTATCTATCTTTCTTGTTTGATTTGTCGTGCCGCTCCGAGAATCTTATGGTGGACCCCACCTTCTGGCCCACGGCATTGACTTTGATCAACGCCCGAAGCCTCTACGCCCTAACCGTGTGCCGCCTCCCCCTCGGCCACTTTAACTCGAAACCCAATCAAGACTCCTTCTCGTCCTGATGTATCCTCTAGTGCACCCTACCTCCGGGTCCCACGGCGTTGACCCTGGTCAATGCCCGAGGACCGTCCGGTACATaagcccccagtctcgagctgttaacttgttcagcgaagagactaaggcCTCGCGCTACCGACCTACATGGCCTCCTGTGCACAGTGCACTGAAGTGACGCCTTCTTGTTCATGCTGTAATCAATGCACACGTGGCTCAATCATGTGGTTAGGACTTAAAGTCCCTTGCGCTTCTCAAGTTTACGttaaaccttttcaaaaacgcGCGCTTCAGGCACTGTTCTATCACTTGCAAACTCTCTTACacccttcatcttcttcctcgagCTTCTCGGATTCCTTCATACAAAAACTGAAACTTTCGCTCAGCCATCActaaaggtatgatttttcacCACTGATTGGTCTTTATTTCTGATTTCGCGCATTAAAAACTGTCTGAATTTGTTTACATTTCTTCATTTCGAATCTTCCTCTACATCTTCTTCATTCCCCTGTTTTCTgggtttttcactaaaataggGTTTTTCTGAGCTTTCTCGTTTCACACCGTAGTTTTTCCCTTTGCTGAACCTTTGCTTCTTCCTTTCTTTGTTTCCTTAGCTTCTTTTCATCATGGCGCGAAAGAAAGTGACTGCCAATCCTCCTCCTCTTAGCATCAACTATAGACCTCTGTACCCCTGGGCTCTTGATGATCTTCTAGCTGAAACCTCCTCTCTAACCTCCCTTGTTGATTGGAGGGCTCACTTAGATAGTGAACCTGACTTCAAAAGAAGGGCGTTCGGGAGGGAACACGACACCTACATCTCCGTTCGCCCTTGTACAGTTGGTGAACCCGTTTGCGTCGATAACCGCTCCAACGACGGGGGacccttcttctttttctaccaAACTGTATTCAAACGCATTAGGCAGTGCCTCCCCTTTAAtagctttgagagggagctcctaATGGGAATCAACGTTGCCCAAGCTCAGCTGCATCCCAATAACTGGGCCTTCATCTTTGCGTTCTCCATTCTTTGCAACTTTTTCGACCACGCCCCCTCAGTAGATGTCTTCCTGCACTTCTTTGAGGCCAAAAGCCCAAGGAAGAATCTTTGGGTTAGCTTTAGCGGGATAATAGGGAGGGTAATCCTCACGCTATATCAGCAATCCTACTAAGGATTCAACGACAAATTCTTCAAAGTATGCTACTCTGAGCAGGACCGCACTGCTCTGGATGGCTTCCCATTGTACTGGGTGGGGAAACTCAAATTCAAAAAGGACAAGACCTTAGATGAGCTTTCTTCAGCTGATCGTGAGGTATGCCAGGTCTTGGCTAGTTTGGGGGTGATCTTCAACACTGCTGAACTCATCAAAAACGAGTATAGCCCAACTGGGCTTGTTGGCTACATTGGTATAAAAATCCTTTCTTAACCTTCTTCATGCATTACTCTGCTAATGCCTCTTTTGTTACTTGTTAACTCATACTTGTATTTATTCTCAGATTTCTCTTGTTTACTTGATTCTAAACTCTTCCTTTTCGGTGCAAGTATGGTGCTGAACGCTGAGAAGCGGGCAAGACTAGCTGGAGTCTTGTCTGTTCCCGACAATGCCACAACTGGCAAGGCGGGTACCTCTGCACACCCTGCCCCGCCTGCCTCTCCTACCACTCAGACCACTCCAACCCCTGCTTCGCCATAAGCAACTCCAACCCCTGCCTCTACATATGCCACACTTGCCCCTACCTCACCACATACTGCATCAACCCCTACCTCACCACATACTGCACCAGCCCCTACTTCTCCAGCCCCAATTGCGGCTATTCCTCTGGCCACAATCAGGGTTTCTCCATCTCCAGCCCCcctagagaaaaataaaagggtggTGGTCATCACTTTTGATGATGAGGAGGACTCCGTGGAGGGCCCTGCTTTCAAGAGGAGGAAAACCACGATGGTAGCCACCTCTCATTCCTCATCTGACAAGCGTCCTGCTTCATTCAGGGataaccctccaagcgcctcctcACCTCCAAACTTTCTTGCTCTTGGGGAAGGTGCCGAGACTATTCCTGAGCCTGCTCCTGCACCTGCTCCTGAGCTTCCCCTGGTTCTCCAACAAATCCTGATAGGTTATCAACAAGAGGCCATGGGGAACTCTACTGATGAGGCGCTACAAGAGAGCATGACCCTCAGCCTTGGTGGATTTTTTGCTCGTGCCAACTCCTCTACCCACCAAGCTGAGGTGAAGGCCAAGGAGCAACAGGCCTTGTCAGACGAACTGGCTCAGTTGAAAGAGCAAATGGCCAAACAGGCTCAACGTTTCTTTATCTAGGAAGCTGCACTGACCCAGGAGCTGGGTGTCCTTCGAAAGGTTGAGTTGGAGGCCAACAAAAAGCTTCATGACGAAGGTCAGAAGTATACCACTCTTCTGACCAAAGTGTTGCCACTACGTGCTGAACTGGTGGAACTCAAAGAAGTTGTTGAGGCCAATAAAGCCAAGATGGCCAGTCTTTAAGAGCGCTTTATTACCCGGGAGGTGCACCTGGGTAAGGTTGAAGCTGAGCTGGTTGAGAAGACTGAAGACCTGGTGAAAACCAAAGAGGAACTTGCTGAAAAAACTGAGGCCCTCGAAAAAATCAAGGGTCAACTAGCTGAGCAGGTCAAAATCTTTGAGGGGACCAAACAAGAGCTTTCAGAGAAAGTTGAAGCCCTTGTCAAAGCTGAGAAAGAGATGGCTGCCCAAGCCGAGGGCTTCAAGAAGGCTGAGACAGAACTTATCGACGACCCTGCGGACGCCTATGCCGCCGGGTTTGAAGATGCTCTGGCTTAGGTTGTTTGCAAACACCTTGAGATGGAAACTTCGCCCTTTGCTACAGCGAACCACGTCGTCGAAGGACAAGTCGTGCCAAGGTGTCCCCCACCGAATGCTACTTAGCTTCTAGGCTTGAAAGTTGTACTCTTAAGgacaattttataatttgaatgtAACTTTGCACTTTTAACTTAACAGCTTTTCTCATTTCTGCTTGCCTCCTTTATTAACAACGCTTCTGATGCTAACTTCATACTGTACTCTTACAATTCCCTAGGACTTTGAACCTTAGGTAGCACGCTATTTTGCCCTCTTCCTTTAACTTGTTTAACGACTTGCGAAAGTAACGAATAGGCGCGCTCCTTTGACTGCCCTTGTCTTTACCTCTTGCTCTAGACTAGGATCCTTTTGCTTTGGAACTTACTTGCACTTTGTGGCCTTGAGGTGTCTACCCCTAAGGCGCGTTTCTGGCCTCATCTTTGCTCAAAGGCGAAGGAGGACTTATCTGGTCGAAGCTACTGTTCATATCTGGTGCCCATGCTCGAGGAGGAGGCGTCACGAAGGCTACTgccactccctctcgaggtgtctaaacacctaGGCGACTGgcgcacttggtgcccacgcttGAGGAGGAGGCGTCCCGAAGGCTACTgccactccctctcgaggtgtctaaacacctaGACGACTAGTccacttggtgcccacgctcgaGGAGGAGGCGTCCCGAAGGCTACTGCCACTCcttctcgaggtgtctaaacaccaaggcgaccAGTTCATCACCAATCGAATTTTGCTAGTCACGCTTGGTGCCGACGTTCGAGGGGGAGGCGTCCTAGAGGGAGCGACCATTCGTCCTCGAAGTGTCTAAACATCAAGACAACGGGTTCGTTTCTTATTGAACCGTACTGTCCGTGTCTGGCACCCACACTCGAGGAGGAGGTGTCCAAAAGGCTACTgccactccctctcgaggtgtctaaacactaGAGCTAGGGATTTCTCCCCTGCATTGTATTAGAAAACTTAGGAATTCTTGAAAACGTaatttttattgggtgacctcattaaaaaaccctcttaagtgaaaaagagtgtccctttAAACTGTATACAATGCAAGAGTTTTTAacgaaataaaacttgaggttggcCGCATTCCAGGTCCGAGGAATGGggcctccttccaaagtctcaaGCCTGTACGCCCCGTTTCCCAGGACTTCTGTCACCTTAAAAgggccagtccacttgggggacatcTTGTTCTCCAACTGGTACGGGTGAGCTTTCTGCATTACTAGGTCAACAACTTGGAACTGTTTGGGTTTCAGCTTAGAACTATGCTTatgctccacccttctctttactCCCTCAGCTTTGATCCTAGTCTCTTCTCtcacttcatccagcagatccaagTTCACCCTTCTTttttcattggactcttcagccacGAAACTCTGAAAGCGTGgtgagctctcctgaatctctactgggatcatcgcgtccgacccatacaccaggCTAACAGGTGTTTCTCCCGTGGTGGactggggcgtggtgtggtaagcccacactattCTAGGAACCTCGTCCGCCCAAGTCCCTTtagctttctcaagccttctttTCAAACCTCTGAGCAGGACTAtattggctgactccacctgcccgtTTGTCTAGGGGTGTtcaactgatgcgaacacctgctttatcCCCATAGCTTACCCAACTGCTGGCTTGCGAACTGCGTCCCATTGTCAGAGACGAGGCGCCttggtacgccaaagcgacatactatattcttccacacaaacTGTTGCACCTTGTGGGCTGTAATCTGTGCTACTGGCTCAGCCTcgatccactttgtgaagtattcGGTGGCCACTaccagatacttcatctgccttatcgccaaagggaaaggccccaaaatgtcgattccccacgtgtaAAAGGGCCACAGGCTGTAAATCGACCTCAGCTCTTAtggaggcgccttatgccaatcagCATGATGTTGACACTACCTACACCGCTTGGCGTGTCTTATGCAATCTTGTCTCATCGTGGGCCAATAATAACCTACCCGGACAACCTTCGATGCCAAAGAGCGTCCTCCTACATGACTACCACAAATCCCCTCATGTAGTTCTGCCATTATACGTGTACATTGCTCTCCACTCACACATACCAGGATCGGGTGAGTGAAGCCGTGTCTGAACAGTTTCCCATCTAGGAGGGTGTACTTGGTAGaatttctttttatcttcttgCCCTCCTCGGGCTCCACTGGAAGTATCGCATCCGCCAGGTAGCGTCTGGAAGGTGTCATCCATGTGTCCCCTTCTTCCACCGAGCACACCTGCAAGGGATCCTACTCTCCCACCAAGACTGGATAGGTACTTACACTGGGTGTCCTCAGTGTTTCTTGAGTTAGCAACCGATAACTCCTCGCCCTTTCCCTATCCGTACTAATCTGATGGATGCCTACCATGTTATCAGCAACAAACGTCCGTGGTGTCTTGAGGGTCTTCTGTATtaccgtcctctgccttccccccttgcctgagctggccaacTTGGCGAGTAGGTCAGcacgggcattctgctcccttagGACGTGTATCAACTTAAACACCGCGAACGCCTTCCTCAAGACTTGGACGTACCCCAGGTATGcagccatctgggggtccttagCCTGGTACTCTACGGTAACCTGGCCCGTAACTAACTAGGAATCACTTTTCACTAGTAAACTTCGTGCCCCCATCTCCTTAACCAGGAGCATCCCAGCTATGAGGGCTTCATACTCagcctggttgttgcttgccttgaatttgatatcacatgttccattagttatatgttctcttagaaaatgatgtttaatttcaatatgtttatttcttgaatgcataattggattcttagacagatttatggcactagtGTTATCACAGTTGAtagtgttgaatcaagtgtgttcaagctttgaagaatccaaaccttttgaaatttgatggaaggctggttgtgcttgctgttgctgaggtgttttagagtaggatctggggtagattatctgtgtaaatccactcttgattgaatccaaagcttaagcattcttaaaccttttaattgaaaatgtttttcaaactaagtgaaaaacaacttgttgttttgtcgaaacaaccgattgttttatacttattttttagaaaggttgaaaactgtttttgatggttgacttgttgtcaaaccaaaacaaccgattgattcgagtattcaaccgattgtttgttttgggaccataacagaaaactgttttgtattttgactgagctttaaatgttttgtaaCTGAATACGCTATAGtcttaaatgttttgaccagtctttgaaagcaataaatagtttgttatgtttttgtaacaaacaaccAAGATTTAATCATTGAAGTTTGAttttgagattgctttgatcaagagagtgtggaataggattttcatcttgtattgatttcagatctttctgtaacaagtgtaatccttttgtactttgagaAAACTCaatgtgtgaagctgagaagtgttgtgtgctcttga includes:
- the LOC137834142 gene encoding uncharacterized protein; translated protein: MIPVEIQESSPRFQSFVAEESNEKRRVNLDLLDEVREETRIKAEGVKRRVEHKHSSKLKPKQFQVVDLVMQKAHPYQLENKMSPKWTGPFKVTEVLGNGAYRLETLEGGPIPRTWNAANLKFYFVKNSCIVYSLKGHSFSLKRVF